In Setaria viridis chromosome 5, Setaria_viridis_v4.0, whole genome shotgun sequence, the genomic stretch actccaccaaaaaaacCCGAAGTCGAAGCTGTTTTACGAGAAGCCGAAACTCTACCAAACAGGACCCTACAGGCTGCTAGGTCGAGTAGCCACACCGCGACATGGGTGCGCGCCGCGGGCGTGGCACGCCGAGACGCCGAAATGGCCAAAAACTGGCCGCTAGGGGCCTTGCCGGACGAGAAAAGCGGCGGCACGTGGTAGAAAATAAACTAGCTAGTGATCAATTCATATAGGCACAATGAAAGATGTCGTGGTAGCCTTCACTTGAGCGGTGGCCGGAGACGAAGAGCGGAGGGCTGCACACGTGTGAGCTGTGAAGAGCTCGCGCGCGCGCCGGTCGGATTGCAAACACGTGATGGAAAGAGCCGAAGAGGCGGACGAGACACGAGACGACAGAAGCTACGATCCAGATGCGTATAACTCGACGACACTCGACAGTCTGAAAGAGGCCCACTGCAGCCACTGTATCCAGATAGCTGTAGCCCGTAGATTAGTCAGCGCAACGGGCCGGAGCCGAAGAACAATACACACGTCGACGTCGGCACGTTGCCACTCGCGCGCGGCGGGAGGGACCAGTGGACAGGCAGACACGCGCCATGATTGTGTCTCACACGCGCCATCTAGAATCTGGACTCCTCTTCCGTCTCTCGCGACGTCGCTGTCCCCGGCTTCCGTCTCTGGCGCCGCGGAGCTATCTAGCATGCGGCCGGAATGATCGAGCGTCCTTGTCCAGCTTGCGCGTTGTCTTCCTGCCTCGCGCCCGATCTTTCCATGCGGCGAATGATTCCGGCCGGGTCCCTTTCGTGGCGAGGCCTACGCCATTAGTGACCCCAACAACCGGCCTTATTACTGTCGTGCTCTTCAGCGAGATGTGAGAGCCGCGCTTAGATCCGCAGAATCCGTGCCACATCAGTTAGCGTCGTGAGCTCATGATTACCTCTCCTGATTGTTTTCTTTGTTGATTTGAAGTAACACTTGACAGTTGCCTGGATTTTATCTGCTGGTTAGGTTTCTTTCTAATCCTTGTTGATCTGATGTCAGTATCGGCGTAagcaaaataatgcaagccTGAGCTAAGAAAGAGCTTTCTATCACAGTTCGAGAACCAAGTTACGTAGCTTCGGCTCGTTCTTACCCTCAGCTACAGGCAGAGGGCCGGAAAATGGAAAAGGACGACTTCTGGGTGACGTCCGCTTCCGGCGGCGATTCCGTTGATCCCCTTCCTCTCCGACGGCCGGTTCAGCATCGGGGAGAGAGATGGATCGTGGAATCATCGTGCGGATGTATATAGGCTAGGTTGCTCGCCGTTATGGGTTAGCGGCGAAGTTAGGGTTTGCTTACTAGCAGTCCTCGATGTAGATAGGTTGGTCGGGAGTGGCGGATGGTGGGAGCCACTTCATCGGCAAATAAGGTTCTTCTTTGGAGGCGCCGACGTTGGCTGGATCTGCTCTGGCGGGTCCGACCTAATGCGCGTGCTCCTTTCTTTGGCTGTGACATGATCTGTTTCTCCCTTGcagtgaagaaaaaaaaagaacaaaagagCGACATGTCCTCATCGATGGCCGTGGATTGCTTTTTCAGCCGGCAGCTCGTTGCCCACCGGCGGCAgatttcttctgcttctacTCCTTTTGGTGGGACTACTGATGGGTGGTTATCAAGATTGATGTGCCATGGATGCTTCAAGGTGTGGGCTGCTGCAGCGTTTCCAATGTCATGGAGTCCCTTAGCACCACGGAAGGCGGACTTGGCCGGCCTCCGGTGCTTCACTGGAATCGCCGGTGTCGAAGACGATGAAGGAGGCATCGCGGGGTGTGTGTTTTTATTTGATGTACCGGAGTGTTTCCTGGAAAAAACGCAGGGTTGTACTGTACGCTCTTTTAATACAGTCCCcctttcgaaaaaaaagaaagagcttTCTATCGTACGGTCCTTGGAGGATCAGAAAACTAATTCTCTACGTCAGAAAACTGCTTCTTTACGTGTAGTcttttctgcatgctgtgaaaCTCTGCTTCCGTTTTTAAAGAAACTCCGTTCATAATCTGATCGAACATCCAAAACCAAAACAGTTGCTGTTTTGTAGCCGCCGTGTTAGTTCATGGCCGGTCCTGAACTGTGCAGTGGATGAGTGACTCTTTTCAGTATCATGACACGACAATTATTCCAGCATACTACCCTGAAAGATAGTACCACTTTGAAAATAACAGGACGCCTGCTTATTATAACTGGCATATATACAGTATAAGCAAGGACAAAATCACGTCATAGTTTAATCAGCAACCAGCAGGCGTGACACTAGAAGACAAACGCTGCAGTAAAGCAGGTATGGAATCGAGCACGGAGAGAACGAAAGGGAAAAGAGCGCCATGACGGGCGCATTAGTAGCAGAGCAAGAAAAGAGCGGCCGATGGCGACCCAATGGACGGAGGTTGGAAATCTAATCGATGGGAGACGTTCGCCAAGGGTGATGACTTCATGCCCTCGAGGCAAAcggattgggggggggggggggggggggggggggggggggggggcgcaaaACTGCCGTGCATTCCGCCACATGGTAGGGTCCTTGTCACTGTGTTAGTTGGCTGGGGGCTACCCAGGAAGCAGTGAGTTCCCGTTTGAGCAGTGAGTTCCCGTTTGGATCTTAAGGATTATGAAAATCCGGACAATAAACAGTGATTATAAGAATTCGGATTCTAAATAGTAATAATTTAGTTTGTTTGGATTCTAAGATCATGATCTGGATAGAGGTTGGTTGAAAAGCTGAACTACCCATAATGCTCCTAGTTTGGATAGAGAATAAGATTGAAATAGGGGTATAATTGTCATTACCCAACCTATAATCTTAGGAGATAGTAGGATTATTAGAATCTAAATGGGTAGATTCTTATAATCTATATAGAATCCAATTTGTTTGGGTCCATGAGTGATTATTTTTAGCCAGATTATATAATTTCCGGGGATTCAAACGGGTCTGAGGTACGTGGTGCCGGTGGTGGGTGGGTGAGACACTGAGACCCCTAGCGGCGAGCAGCGTAGGACAAGTGCGCAACTATTCCCGCGTCGCCCGGTTTCATTGCTGAAAAGCGCCGCCGAGCCGTTTCCGTACCCGGCACAGCGCCCCGGCATGAAGCTCGATAAAGAAATGGCAGCTGCAGTATCTGCCGGGTCGATCCGCCTCGTGACCCGTGAGACCGGAACACACCCTTCTGGCGCCATGCGCGACACTGTTCCTGCACATGAGCTCACCGCGCGCGTGTTCCTCTCGTCTTGACATGGCGCATGGGCGCGCACGGAGAGCAGGAGAGGAGGAGCTAGTAGCCGTGAATCCGTGATTGAAGGACGCGGCGGAGACGACACGAACCCACCACCAATCATCACAGAAACAGGGGGCGGGCTCGTCATTCATCAACCGCCTTGTTTTCCATGGCAGTTGAGCGCAGCGCCGGCCGGTTTTGTCCGGTACTAACCGCCGGTTTGAGAACGGGTCACTCTGGTGTGCAATGGAATTGGTAGCTAATGAAATTGCCCACAGGCGTCCCACGAATGGCCCGCTCGATTAGGATCCGGCGACCAGGCCACAAGGACTGGACGGCGACGTGCATGTTGGgatcgccggccggccacgtgccggcgcccggcggcaggCAGGGTGCCCGGGGCGAGCCTGCTGGATGCCTGGATTCCCCGCATCGTGTGGCTGACAGTACAGACGATCCGCCTAAAGACCCGCTTATTATGCGCAATCAAAGCGGGCTGGGGCCATCTGCAAATGCTTTTTTTCTCACCTCTTAATGAAGCTGTTCATCGTGTTGCCACTGCGAGGGACACGGGCAGGCAAAAGATTTGGAAAAAGCACCTGCGAGTTGGTTCTCAACTTGATTGCCAAACGCCCAAGTGCGCCTTGAAAATTTACACAGTGCCTGACCAGTGATCACTAGTagcggaaaagaagttgcaaaacCACGGCCGGGCTCGTGGATTACCTGTGGAAAGGGAGCAAAGGCTATTGCAAATTGCATGCGAATGCAGTTAACCTAGCTTCTAAAGCGAGATCAATTTGCGTACGGAACACACGACACTTTCGGGCAGACTCTGAGGTAGCTATCTAGGTCCTACAATTTTGCGTCACGGGCTCACGGTCGATGCTGCGTATACAACAGACAATGGGGGTCAGGCGATCAGGAAGCATCAGCACGTCCTATGTTCCATGTTCGGTGTAGGATATGACCCTGTCGATTCAAAATTCTGCCAACAGCATGTCACATGATTCCTTGCTAAGACATCTATGGTGGGGTCTCTAAAGTTTCATGAGGTGCCGTCCGATAGACAAGACGATACTGCTGATTGCGGTGATTGAAGGGAATCGCCATCGGACATCTGACACGAATCCGCAGGAGCGTTGGTCCGATTCGACCGTTCGTGTGTCCAGCCGACCGAGCTGAGAACAGTCTCGTAACCGATCCCCTCTCCTTCCAATCTCTGAAGGCGACACGGCCCCTGACCCCTGTCGCGCCCCTGTGAATGCGATTCCATGATCGAACGATGCTCCGACAGACGACGGCTGAGCTACGAGTAACCATCtccctatttcttcttcttcttcttcgctgcCGAAAGGAGAAGCTACGCAGCACGGCAGCAGCTAGTCCAGGGAGCAGGGACCATCGCACGGACCACCGTCCACTCGACAACAACGGCAGGAAGCAAGGGTAACGAGCGAGGGGGCGCGCACTACCACACGTGGAGCCGCGGCGCTTTTGCACCGCCTGACCGCGGTGTCTCGCTACGACGCTACCCTGGCCGGATGATTCTAATCGTGAGGCGCCGGGACGGGGACACCACACACCAGTAGCAACCACCCCACGCAGTACGGCCGTGAGAGGCGCGTTGCACCGGAACGGGGGCCTCCTCTCCCAGGCGTGGGCGCGGTGGGAATAAGAAGCCTCCTGCAGGCTGCGGCTCCAGTTGCGGCCTTGCTCGCGCTGTGTGGGCGCCGGGTGGCGGGTGCGGTGGCCTCGCTCTGGCAGTCTGGCTGGCCCGTGTTGGTGAGAGGTTATGGATGGCTCGGTGTGTACCGCGGAACAGTCCAATTCTCGCGACCGTCGCGGGGCCGCAAGGAGCTGGACGGGCCGGAGCCGGCGGGGACGACCTCGAGGAGGGTTTGAGTTGCTGCCTGCCGAGGTTTCGCTGAGACGTCCATTGTTCAGCGCCGCAGGTTGGTGTTGCTGCGCCCGCGCCACGTACTCCCAGAACGAAATGACTGGCGCTCTGCCACTAACTCAAAAGCTACAATGAGGATGGTCGCTCGAGAGCGTCAGGCCGAGTATCACCACTTCATGTCTGTATCAGTGAAATGTCACTTGCTAGTGGGCTGTGTGACCCAGCTGCTCCAGTTATTTATTGGGTGTGCCTATAGTCTATGCCGGTGACTTTGGGATCACAGAAATGTCAGGATCACAAAATAAGAGATTTACCAGTTCTTGGCCCATGGATGGGAGCAATCGGCTCACCTTGCGAAACAGGAACTGTCTCAGGTAACGATGACGATAGATTCGATTGGTTGCTGTATTGACAGACAGAAGCAAGCAGTGTACGCCCCTGAACGCTGCTCCTTCAGGTACTTCTGCCAAACAAAAAACACAGAAATTCCTAACCGATATGGGCATGAGATCCTTGACGAATATAAAAAATTCATAATTTCTCAACACGAAAACTGTATTGGACGGCGGGCATTGACAGCTAACCAAAATTTTGAGGCTCTGGAAGTACCATACAATGCTTgtattaaggggtgtttggtgcTCTAgtctaattagaagtattaaatatagactaattagaagtattaaatatagactaattacaaaaccaattgcacagatgaaggctaatttgcgagacgaatctattaagcctaattagtccgtaatttgacaatgtgatgctacagtaatgtgctaatcatgaattcaTTAAACTAATAAGTTCATCTCGCAGGTCAGCCTCCATccatataattagttttataattaactcatatttagttctcctaattaacctTCGAAGATTCGACGTGACACGAAGTAGCTTAAATCCGAACACCCGCTCACACTAACGAGGAACACCCGCTCACACTAACGAGGCACCCGCGATAAATCATCTGTACATGTAACCATTGCAACACATCTACTACAGTAGCAATACTGCCACCAACGGTTCATAGTACAACAGACGCACTGTCCAAACACGAAAGGTTTGCAGGGCTTGCAGACATCTTTCATGGGGAAGCAGGGGCAGGTGGTTTCGGAGTCTGATTTTTCTGGTTCGTTGCAGCTTGGGCGGCAGAGTTTTTTGTGTCAGTCGCCATTGACTTCTTGATCTGATGatttacaagaaggaaaagagTAATACATCAGCACAAAATGGAAACAAAGCGACCAACGCAAAGTATAGCAGATTCAACAGTCAGATGAATGTTCAGGCACAAGGGTTATTTTTTAAACAACATTCGATAGGGTTGGAATTGCAAGCGAGATAACAATAGTAGATTTATTGATGGCTGTAGGGTACAAGCACATATATACAGGCACAGAGAAGACCTAAGTAGGTTTATAGAAGTATCACCACCGTAGGATGTCCCTGTGCCTATCCTCATCTACTGGTGCGCACGGCCAAGGGCCAAGTGCAGCACCGGGCCTAAGGCCCAGGCGAATAAGCCTGCTATGCTATTATATTAACCTCTCTAACAGGAATTTTGCCAATCCAATAGTTATAATTGACTGTTTCCAATAACAACAATAATTTCTAGAATATGATCCTAAGTTTCAACATAAGATGGAAGATGTGTGGCTACATGCGCCCAATCATGGATGAAATTAGATGGATAGTTGCTGAAAACTTAAAAAAGGTGGGTACCAGAGCAAGCCTCTCCCTGTGAATATCATTTATGTGCTGCAAATCATCAAGTTAAAGGAGGTTAGTACAAGATGAACAAAGAAGAAAATAACTACAGGAAGAAATTTGAAAGCAAAGCACTAAGGAGAAATAACTATGTACAATATGAACTACCTGTTTCTTGTATAGTTTGATTTCATCCCCGCTGAAGCCTGGCAAGGTGATATTCCAGCTTCTCTCTGCAATGGAGAACACTAAGCTATAACAGAACAGCATTTTAAAGGTTGCCTAAAAGGGTAGCATCACATATAGTCTACAAGATAAAACAAAATGGAATCACCTGCATGGAGGAGTACATCTTTTGCTTCTAGGGTGTTTGACTTCCTATGCTTTGCTAAAGAACAAGCAAATGTAGCGACCTGCTTAAAACAATCATCAGCATACGAAACTTAAAGTAGCACCGGAAAGGGACCCAAGTTATAATTGACATCATGGCATGCAGATATAATGATACACGATTAAAACTTTCAGCATTTTTCATCTGCCAATCATCTAATGGTACGATCTCCTATCTACAATAACAATACTTATGAGCAAGAGAACAAAAACATTGAAAGCAAAATGAAGATTAAGGAGCCTTAAGCCCTGGAATGACTGAGGAGTTTTGGCATTTCAAGGAAAACTACACAGAGATATTTAGTCACTAAaagataaaacaaaacaaagttGATAATACCAAGGAAGCTGGGcatcaaaataaatatgaatACATAGGCCAAGAAAGACAAATATCTGGAAATCAATGCAAGCACCCTTAGGATGCTGAATGCATAAGATAACAGAATTTAGAAAAATGTGAGTGAGCACTTATAGTTTCAACCAAAAATAGATGTACCCCCAACTTGCTTGAGATTGAAAGGCTTTGTTGGTTTCTTCATCTTGTTGAAAATATAATACACTTCCAAAAGAAATCTTTGTTTATTATTCTTCTTGTTTAAAAGAAAATACATTTCCAAAAGTAAGCTTTGTTTAGGGAAAAAATTCCTAAAGCAGAGCATTGAATAACTTACAGACTCAACAAAATCTTCTGCGATGTCCATAAGAACATCTTCAACTTCAGGATCCAGCTTTTCGTTAGGATCAATCTGTCAAGTATTGAATGGTGTAAAATCAACCCAACAAATGTCTATTGTTCACTATTCGCAACATTAACTACTATTTACTAACCACTGTACTTCCACATATGTTCAAGTATCATTGAGGCAAAAATTTAGTGCAGGTCATCAGAAGCACACGAATATAATGTGAATTATGAAGTGAAATCACAGCCAGTTACGGTAAAATGAATTCTACTTTGTCCTATAAGATGATGAAGCAGGATATGCTGCGATAAAGTATCCTTTAAGTTTGCTCCTGTAACCATATAAATTTGAATTGTCATCTCCACATTACCAAAGAAACATGCCTGTTGGCtctacttatgagttttatagAAGGATAATTGAACTACCAAAGTGTTGGCTGCCATAACTTCCACAACAGAGCTAGCAAAAGATGGACTTTCAAGATGAATTGAGGAAAACCAGAGAGACCTAGTGGACCCTGTTACATAATTGCCATGACTTCCACAGGCACTGTACAGACCTAGCAAAACATGGATTTGCAAAGTAAATTGAGAGAAACCAAAGAGACCCACTGGACCTTACTACATGAACCTAGGTGCAAATGATCACATGGTTGAGATTAAAgagaaaagaagaggaaaaatgCAGGACCATGTCCTTTTCAAACAacattgaagaaaaagaaacatacCTGTGCAACTAATTCATGTATGCTTCTCTTGTTGAGTAGTCGAGTGCCAGTTTCACTACCATCTGCATCAGTTGCAGCTGTATCCGCAGATTGCAAAACAGTAGCTTTTGCTATAGCAGGCGAATCAGGCttctgtgccattgtcactggAGTACGAGCAGCTTGCTGCTGAGAATGCTGTTGCTGATTTTTGGGTGTTGTATTCTGTTGAGTTTGTTGCGAGGAACTTTGCTGCTGTtgcttttgctgctgctgctgcaaaagCTGATTGTGTGgtagttgctgctgctgtgctgaaATTATGTTCTGTTGATGTGGAGTCACAGGTGAAGATTGTTGTGGTCTTGGTTGTGGAACTTGTGGCCTTTGTTGCGGCCTAAATGTTGATGAATTTTGTGGAGTTTGCTGTAAAgcaggggaaggagaaggagaactCACAGACATCGGCCTCATTAAAGCATGGGAGGGGGTTCTCTGCAGGAAAATAGTTTTATCAAGCAGAGATTGTGACATGAATTGGGATGAATAATGAGAGCATTCCCTTGTACATTGGATGACAGAATAGAACTTAACCAAAAGGAACTAAGGTGCTAGTACCACTTAGCTGATACAATTAGACGAAAAACAATTGCAACAAACCAGAGTCAGGTGACACATTTGTAGATTGATAACTGAT encodes the following:
- the LOC117857135 gene encoding transcription initiation factor TFIID subunit 12 translates to MDAPPPSQPEAAAAAPPSSTSASAPSPAPPPTPPTSAASAAPSSDSTITTPTPNPGTAANPAQTLEAPGPSPAAARPRMRPPYTHLASPITMSSASSAATAAASSSASVPSSSSSAPAVPRGGVVIGVPAPRPAQTPAGYTGFVPPPSLAHQFGSMHRGPDQPPPPSSQFRQPSPGIQNIGMVGSLSTSQMRPGIISGPQQPRPGLPSSTTPIPSGSQMPGSQRTPSHALMRPMSVSSPSPSPALQQTPQNSSTFRPQQRPQVPQPRPQQSSPVTPHQQNIISAQQQQLPHNQLLQQQQQKQQQQSSSQQTQQNTTPKNQQQHSQQQAARTPVTMAQKPDSPAIAKATVLQSADTAATDADGSETGTRLLNKRSIHELVAQIDPNEKLDPEVEDVLMDIAEDFVESVATFACSLAKHRKSNTLEAKDVLLHAERSWNITLPGFSGDEIKLYKKQHINDIHRERLALIKKSMATDTKNSAAQAATNQKNQTPKPPAPASP